From Granulicella cerasi, a single genomic window includes:
- a CDS encoding TetR/AcrR family transcriptional regulator, which translates to MRNASGTEAHRDKVLKVALALLTKHGRDAVTTRSVAEAAKVQPPVLYRLFGDKDGLLDAVTAYGFSGYLAKKQSPASGGDPVEGLRVGWDLHVEFGLGNPELYLLMYANPRPGAESPAAQKAFAVLDQHMQRVAAAGRLRVSVARACALYHAAAVGIVMLLLSQAPEQRDLGLSAIARDHALSGITNTSQAISSSTLPAVANQMHALLGNLSGTSNVLSDAERSLLLEWMQRLLGSPV; encoded by the coding sequence ATGCGAAACGCTTCGGGCACGGAGGCTCACAGGGACAAGGTGCTAAAGGTCGCCTTGGCGCTGCTGACGAAACATGGCCGAGACGCGGTAACAACGCGTTCTGTGGCCGAAGCCGCAAAGGTGCAGCCGCCTGTTTTGTATCGATTGTTTGGAGACAAGGACGGGCTACTCGATGCGGTCACCGCGTACGGCTTCTCCGGTTACCTCGCAAAGAAGCAATCGCCTGCGTCGGGCGGTGACCCTGTAGAAGGTCTCCGTGTCGGTTGGGACCTCCATGTTGAGTTTGGACTAGGAAACCCGGAGCTCTACCTACTGATGTACGCTAATCCTCGACCGGGAGCAGAAAGCCCCGCCGCGCAAAAGGCATTCGCAGTTCTTGACCAACACATGCAGCGCGTGGCGGCTGCCGGACGGCTTCGAGTGAGCGTGGCAAGAGCCTGTGCCCTCTATCACGCGGCCGCGGTGGGAATTGTGATGCTTCTGCTGTCACAAGCGCCGGAGCAACGCGACCTTGGACTGTCTGCGATTGCGCGCGATCATGCGTTAAGCGGCATCACGAACACATCACAAGCTATCTCAAGCTCAACGCTCCCCGCCGTAGCAAACCAGATGCACGCATTGCTGGGAAACCTGAGCGGAACGTCAAACGTTCTTTCAGACGCCGAACGGTCTCTCCTATTGGAATGGATGCAGCGCCTTCTAGGCTCGCCCGTTTAG
- a CDS encoding SDR family oxidoreductase has protein sequence MIVVTGATGHYGRKVVEGLISRVPASNLDVSVRDPEKATGLTAKGIRVEKASFAEPATLAAAFDGAEQVLLVSANVLGDEAIRLHGSAIQAAKDAGVKRILYTSHQAASPTSKVAFARDHAATEELLKASGVDFVSLRNGFYAESSLYQLGGIQATGKLALPGDGNVSWTLRDDLAQAAVSALINTSLFQGITAPLTASRTYTFAEIAGLAAGALNREVVFELISAETYRQAALQRGFPEPMVGMLLSMFAAIHDNEFNIVTPTLERVLMRKPAEYQAVLMPYLTNGGVPQAH, from the coding sequence ATGATTGTCGTCACTGGAGCAACAGGTCATTACGGACGCAAGGTCGTGGAGGGTTTGATCAGCAGAGTGCCGGCATCGAACCTGGACGTCAGTGTGCGCGACCCGGAGAAGGCAACGGGCCTGACGGCCAAAGGTATCCGGGTCGAAAAGGCTAGCTTCGCCGAACCTGCAACCCTCGCCGCGGCATTCGATGGCGCAGAGCAGGTGTTGCTTGTGTCCGCAAACGTCCTGGGTGACGAGGCAATCCGGCTCCACGGAAGTGCGATTCAGGCTGCAAAGGATGCAGGCGTAAAGCGCATCCTGTACACGAGTCATCAGGCTGCAAGCCCTACCTCCAAGGTGGCGTTTGCGCGTGACCATGCGGCTACCGAGGAACTCCTGAAGGCTTCCGGTGTCGACTTCGTTTCCTTGCGCAACGGCTTTTATGCGGAATCCTCTTTGTACCAATTGGGCGGCATCCAGGCCACAGGCAAGCTCGCGCTCCCCGGAGATGGCAACGTGTCCTGGACCTTGCGGGACGATCTCGCCCAGGCTGCGGTCTCTGCCCTGATCAACACAAGTTTGTTTCAGGGGATCACCGCTCCACTCACCGCATCCCGGACCTACACGTTCGCCGAGATCGCGGGGCTCGCCGCAGGTGCCCTTAACCGCGAAGTCGTTTTCGAACTGATCTCCGCAGAGACCTACCGTCAAGCTGCGCTGCAACGCGGCTTTCCGGAGCCCATGGTCGGCATGCTGCTCTCCATGTTCGCAGCTATCCATGACAACGAATTCAATATCGTCACCCCAACACTCGAAAGGGTGTTGATGCGGAAGCCCGCCGAGTACCAAGCCGTTCTTATGCCATATCTGACCAACGGCGGTGTGCCGCAAGCTCATTAA
- a CDS encoding aldehyde dehydrogenase family protein, producing MCQTHHSRDGQTIPGSAGRSGLSADILDYYADNAEALFAPEKLKVEEGEAYVESAPLGVIFCVEPWNCPYYQLARVAGPNLMVGNTLIVKHAPNVPQCALAFEKLFLDAGAPVGAYSNVFLWSEQSAVAIADTRIKGVALSGSERAGAAVAAEAGKALKKSTMELGGSDAFIVLDDADMDTAIKWGVWGRMNNTGQCCVAAKRFILDEKIADTFVDRFRKELEKLVPGDPMEEKTTLGPLCTAGALDLVQQQIKTAVDGGAKVLNGGQRLDRKGYFLAPTILTDIKPDNPAYYQEFFAPGALMFRVKNEEEAVTLANDSPYGLGGTVITKDIERGKRVARQIETGMVFINQATWTAPDLPFGGVKNSGYGRDLSDLGIGEFVNKKLIRVA from the coding sequence ATTTGCCAAACCCATCACTCTCGAGATGGGCAAACTATTCCGGGAAGCGCGGGGCGAAGTGGACTCAGTGCCGACATCCTGGATTACTACGCCGATAATGCCGAGGCACTTTTTGCACCCGAAAAGCTGAAGGTGGAGGAAGGCGAGGCCTATGTCGAGAGTGCACCGCTGGGCGTGATCTTCTGCGTCGAACCTTGGAACTGCCCGTACTACCAGCTGGCGCGGGTCGCAGGGCCGAACCTCATGGTGGGCAATACGCTTATCGTGAAGCACGCCCCAAACGTGCCACAGTGCGCTCTAGCATTCGAGAAGCTGTTCCTTGATGCCGGTGCTCCCGTCGGAGCTTATAGCAACGTTTTCCTCTGGAGTGAGCAATCAGCTGTAGCGATCGCGGATACGCGCATCAAGGGAGTGGCTCTGAGTGGTAGCGAAAGGGCTGGCGCCGCAGTCGCCGCAGAGGCAGGCAAAGCGCTCAAGAAGAGCACGATGGAATTGGGCGGCAGCGATGCTTTCATCGTGCTCGACGATGCGGACATGGATACGGCCATCAAGTGGGGTGTTTGGGGCCGTATGAACAACACCGGCCAGTGCTGCGTGGCTGCTAAGCGGTTCATCCTTGACGAGAAGATAGCGGATACGTTCGTCGATCGATTTAGAAAAGAGCTAGAAAAGCTCGTTCCCGGCGACCCGATGGAAGAAAAGACGACACTTGGGCCATTGTGCACCGCTGGCGCTCTCGATCTCGTCCAGCAGCAGATCAAGACCGCTGTAGATGGTGGCGCGAAAGTGCTGAACGGAGGACAGCGTTTGGACCGGAAGGGATACTTCCTCGCCCCGACGATTCTGACCGACATCAAACCGGACAATCCTGCTTATTATCAGGAGTTCTTCGCTCCCGGGGCCCTGATGTTCCGCGTGAAGAACGAAGAGGAGGCGGTGACGCTTGCGAATGATTCCCCGTACGGTCTTGGTGGAACTGTGATCACCAAAGACATAGAGCGTGGGAAACGAGTAGCCCGACAGATCGAAACCGGAATGGTCTTTATCAACCAGGCAACATGGACCGCTCCGGATCTGCCATTCGGCGGAGTAAAGAACTCGGGGTATGGCCGTGACCTTTCTGATCTTGGCATCGGTGAGTTCGTGAATAAGAAATTGATTCGCGTCGCCTGA
- a CDS encoding aldehyde dehydrogenase family protein, with translation MTYQTINPNDDVLIKSFPEHSDEQMEEIIARAQSTYENDWSRKTLAERRTILKKAASILREDVTNLPNPSLSRWANYSGKRGAKWTQCRHPGLLRR, from the coding sequence ATGACCTATCAGACAATCAATCCCAATGACGATGTGTTGATCAAGAGCTTTCCGGAACATAGCGACGAACAGATGGAAGAGATCATCGCTCGGGCTCAGTCGACCTACGAGAACGACTGGAGCCGGAAGACTCTGGCTGAGCGCAGGACGATTCTCAAGAAGGCGGCTTCGATCCTACGGGAAGACGTGACGAATTTGCCAAACCCATCACTCTCGAGATGGGCAAACTATTCCGGGAAGCGCGGGGCGAAGTGGACTCAGTGCCGACATCCTGGATTACTACGCCGATAA
- a CDS encoding alcohol dehydrogenase catalytic domain-containing protein, which produces MRAIQLKGIGDLVQTEVPKPNIVAGQVLLRVTAAGICQTDVHIRRSTKRMIPDGTILGHEIAGEIVDIADDVQRFSIGDQVVVHPVWSCGICRMCVAGQENACRNTGGRFYPPPTPGVSVNGGMAEYAAVPSSALVPAAGLDPVFAAVLPDAGLVPYHSIEAAKDLLRPGATVVVIGIGGLGQFAIELLRELTGATVIALDIKDDLLAAIKDKVSYAFRSDDPAVAAQVLKVTEGYGADVVFDIVGNTATLALAAAVVAPYGAIRAPGLSNGVFQFETNQLSTSLPWGASITRPYSGTHKNLHDLVALAKTGRIRANLTPYTFDQALLALDDLEAGKINGRAVIKMS; this is translated from the coding sequence ATGCGAGCTATCCAACTGAAGGGCATTGGAGATCTGGTTCAGACCGAAGTGCCGAAGCCAAACATTGTGGCGGGGCAGGTGCTGCTCCGCGTCACCGCCGCCGGCATTTGCCAGACCGACGTGCACATTCGGCGATCCACCAAGCGGATGATTCCGGACGGGACCATTCTGGGCCATGAGATTGCGGGAGAGATCGTCGACATTGCCGACGACGTACAACGCTTCTCGATCGGTGACCAGGTTGTCGTCCATCCGGTATGGTCCTGCGGCATCTGCCGCATGTGTGTTGCGGGCCAGGAGAACGCCTGCCGCAACACCGGGGGGCGGTTCTATCCACCACCAACGCCCGGAGTTTCCGTGAACGGGGGCATGGCTGAGTACGCTGCGGTGCCGTCATCTGCGCTGGTGCCGGCTGCAGGCCTCGACCCGGTCTTTGCAGCCGTCCTTCCGGACGCGGGCCTGGTTCCGTACCATTCGATCGAGGCGGCCAAAGACCTGCTCCGTCCAGGAGCGACGGTCGTTGTCATCGGCATCGGAGGGCTGGGACAGTTCGCCATCGAACTCCTCCGTGAACTGACGGGAGCAACAGTCATCGCTCTCGACATCAAGGACGACCTGCTCGCCGCCATCAAGGATAAGGTCTCCTACGCCTTCCGCTCCGACGATCCGGCGGTTGCCGCGCAGGTGCTGAAGGTAACCGAAGGCTACGGTGCGGACGTGGTCTTCGACATCGTAGGAAACACCGCCACGCTGGCGTTAGCTGCTGCGGTCGTTGCTCCTTACGGAGCCATCCGCGCGCCGGGACTCAGTAACGGCGTCTTTCAGTTCGAGACGAACCAGCTGTCCACCTCGCTTCCATGGGGCGCTTCGATTACTCGCCCGTATAGCGGGACGCACAAAAACCTGCACGACCTTGTAGCGCTAGCAAAGACCGGAAGGATCAGGGCAAACCTCACCCCGTACACCTTCGATCAGGCTCTCTTGGCACTCGATGATCTGGAGGCCGGAAAGATCAACGGCCGTGCGGTCATCAAGATGAGTTGA
- a CDS encoding SDR family NAD(P)-dependent oxidoreductase, with protein MSRLQGKVALVTGAAQGMGESHVQRFIAEGAKVILTDLNQDGGSALAAKLGKNALFLHHDVTRAEDWTTVIQKGEAEFGPITILVNNAGVLGPVAKTIDISEADYLKVCAINQTSVFLGMKAVLPSMVKAGIGSIVNISSIAGIAANYGFPNLAYVGSKFAVRGMTKATAIEYASKNIRVNSVHPGFIQTPMMVAATDEKGGDALSLIPQGRIAEPGEVTNLVLFLASDEASFITGTEHIVDGGMLAQ; from the coding sequence ATGAGCAGACTGCAGGGAAAGGTGGCATTGGTTACGGGAGCCGCACAGGGGATGGGCGAGTCCCACGTCCAGCGCTTCATCGCAGAAGGCGCGAAGGTGATCCTGACCGATCTCAATCAGGATGGAGGGTCGGCGCTCGCTGCCAAGCTCGGGAAGAACGCTTTGTTCCTTCACCATGATGTGACGAGAGCTGAGGACTGGACAACCGTTATCCAGAAGGGCGAGGCAGAATTTGGGCCCATCACCATCCTTGTGAACAATGCCGGCGTACTTGGTCCAGTTGCAAAGACAATCGATATCAGCGAAGCCGACTACCTGAAGGTTTGTGCGATCAACCAGACATCAGTTTTCTTGGGCATGAAGGCTGTCTTGCCCTCGATGGTGAAGGCGGGCATCGGTTCCATCGTCAACATCTCCTCCATTGCGGGCATCGCAGCCAACTATGGCTTCCCGAACCTTGCATATGTCGGCAGCAAGTTCGCGGTACGAGGCATGACGAAGGCCACCGCAATCGAATACGCTTCGAAGAATATCCGTGTGAACTCCGTGCACCCGGGCTTCATCCAGACACCTATGATGGTGGCGGCAACCGATGAAAAGGGCGGAGACGCACTCAGTCTGATTCCTCAAGGACGCATCGCCGAACCGGGTGAAGTCACCAATCTTGTGCTGTTCCTGGCCTCGGATGAGGCGTCCTTCATCACCGGTACCGAACACATCGTCGACGGCGGCATGCTGGCCCAGTAA
- a CDS encoding MarR family winged helix-turn-helix transcriptional regulator, whose product MSYKSSDEWAVALTWMVLPAGRAWQKAAGAALERFGVSLSVAAPILVVARMGNGVQQKVIAYEAGIDEAAVVRSVDQLERDGLLLRKPDPGDGRAKTIHLTPKGRGLVRKLDKVIRDLRDDLLREISQKDGMAAVRVLRELERGANRNLSGSIQPAEGNP is encoded by the coding sequence ATGTCTTATAAATCGAGCGACGAATGGGCGGTCGCCTTGACCTGGATGGTTCTTCCAGCCGGCCGCGCGTGGCAGAAGGCCGCTGGAGCGGCTTTGGAACGCTTTGGAGTTTCTCTCTCTGTGGCAGCACCGATTCTCGTGGTTGCGCGAATGGGCAACGGGGTCCAGCAGAAGGTTATTGCGTATGAGGCCGGGATCGATGAAGCGGCAGTCGTACGCTCCGTCGATCAACTGGAACGGGATGGATTGTTATTACGCAAACCCGATCCCGGGGACGGGAGAGCGAAAACGATCCATCTAACGCCTAAGGGAAGGGGCTTGGTAAGAAAGCTCGACAAGGTGATTCGGGATCTTCGTGACGATCTGCTGCGGGAGATCAGTCAGAAGGACGGCATGGCAGCGGTTCGAGTTCTGCGAGAACTGGAGCGTGGCGCGAATCGAAACCTAAGCGGTTCGATCCAGCCCGCGGAAGGCAATCCGTAG
- a CDS encoding TetR/AcrR family transcriptional regulator has translation MPRKSASTHTAPARKPRLSRQERKTQTRASLIETGRRHILREGLGDAAAERIAEEAGFSRGAFYGNFTDKEDLFLTIVRDDQEKRFSVFRTILESDEPVESLLKRLREALADRVTDPEWIILEAEFEAGALRSEKMRQTYIELYRSMLKDGRRILKKLAQQPGIQFTLPPNEFLMAMLSFAHGMAVSQRLLGSEISVKGTRKLICSIFDRLLTTK, from the coding sequence ATGCCTCGGAAATCTGCTTCTACTCATACCGCTCCAGCGAGGAAACCTCGTCTTTCCCGCCAGGAGCGCAAGACACAGACGCGCGCCAGCCTCATCGAGACGGGGCGGCGCCACATTCTGCGTGAGGGGCTCGGAGACGCTGCTGCGGAACGTATCGCTGAAGAGGCAGGGTTTTCCCGGGGTGCATTCTATGGCAACTTCACCGACAAAGAGGATCTTTTTCTCACCATCGTGCGGGACGATCAGGAAAAACGTTTCAGCGTGTTCCGAACGATCCTTGAAAGCGATGAACCCGTCGAGAGCCTCTTGAAGCGTCTTCGCGAAGCTCTTGCGGACCGGGTCACCGATCCGGAATGGATCATTCTGGAAGCAGAATTCGAGGCTGGCGCGTTACGCAGCGAGAAGATGCGTCAGACCTACATCGAGCTGTATCGCAGCATGCTGAAGGATGGGCGGCGGATCCTCAAGAAACTGGCTCAACAACCTGGAATCCAGTTCACCCTGCCTCCGAACGAGTTCCTGATGGCGATGCTTAGCTTCGCCCATGGCATGGCCGTGAGCCAACGCCTGCTTGGATCGGAGATCTCCGTCAAGGGGACGCGCAAGCTGATCTGCTCCATCTTCGATCGGCTGCTTACGACGAAATAG
- a CDS encoding DHA2 family efflux MFS transporter permease subunit yields the protein MANAERWQPKANPWLIAATVALAAFMEVLDTSIANVALPHIAGNLGASQDQGTWVLTSYLVSNAIILPVGAWASSVIGRKNFFLLCIIIFTVASFLCGIAPSLPILLLARIIQGIGGGGLQPMAQAIMADSFEEKKRGLAFSLYGLVAVLAPSIGPTMGGWITDNYSWRWIFYINLPVGILAFVLVTRLVEDPPWIRADRNNLRRLDYIGLAFLTLAMGGMQIFLDKGEENDWFASNFIRAFAAMFVVGMVGLIWWEWRAKNPIMNIKLFRYKNFAICCALMILVGGVLNAATVLQPQFLQQLLGYTATSAGEALTWGGVTLLFVMPMAGIATSKFAARNLAAVGFCFFAAAYYYASTHLSLQMSFSFASWLRVIQMIPIPFCFIAITNAAYVGLPKEASNQVSGIINFVRNVGGSIFIAVTGAIVTNRSLFHQARLQEAMQPGSIAFTNQVNALTGYFQTMVSHPEAVQMARGTIYQQLNQQAAAQAYQDIYRWLSWMSVAMIAAAFMLSKNRPGEGAPAGEAVH from the coding sequence ATGGCAAATGCGGAACGATGGCAACCTAAGGCAAATCCGTGGCTTATCGCGGCGACCGTTGCGCTAGCTGCTTTTATGGAAGTGTTGGATACATCCATTGCGAATGTCGCCCTTCCCCACATCGCAGGCAATCTGGGTGCCAGCCAGGACCAGGGAACATGGGTGCTCACAAGCTACCTGGTTTCGAACGCAATCATCCTGCCGGTCGGAGCGTGGGCTTCGAGCGTCATCGGGCGCAAGAACTTCTTCCTGCTCTGCATCATCATCTTCACGGTCGCCAGTTTTCTCTGCGGCATCGCCCCATCGCTTCCGATTCTGCTGCTAGCTCGCATCATTCAGGGAATCGGTGGAGGCGGTCTTCAGCCGATGGCGCAGGCCATCATGGCCGACTCCTTTGAAGAGAAGAAACGCGGATTGGCGTTCTCGCTCTACGGACTCGTCGCCGTTCTCGCTCCGTCCATCGGACCGACTATGGGAGGTTGGATCACGGACAACTATTCCTGGCGATGGATCTTCTACATCAATCTTCCGGTTGGTATTCTGGCGTTCGTTCTGGTGACCAGGCTTGTCGAAGATCCACCCTGGATCAGAGCAGATCGCAACAACCTTCGGCGGCTGGATTACATTGGCCTCGCGTTTCTGACATTGGCCATGGGTGGTATGCAGATCTTCCTGGATAAGGGCGAGGAGAACGACTGGTTTGCGTCCAATTTCATTCGCGCGTTTGCGGCCATGTTTGTGGTCGGCATGGTAGGTCTGATTTGGTGGGAGTGGCGCGCGAAGAATCCCATCATGAACATCAAGCTCTTTCGCTACAAGAACTTTGCGATCTGCTGCGCTCTGATGATCCTGGTGGGTGGCGTATTGAACGCCGCAACCGTGCTCCAGCCACAATTCCTCCAGCAGTTGCTGGGTTACACGGCGACCAGTGCCGGGGAGGCGCTCACGTGGGGAGGTGTCACTCTCCTCTTCGTCATGCCGATGGCGGGAATTGCGACAAGCAAGTTCGCCGCGAGGAACCTTGCTGCAGTCGGATTCTGCTTTTTCGCGGCTGCTTACTATTACGCGTCCACCCACCTAAGCCTGCAGATGAGCTTTAGCTTTGCCTCCTGGCTGCGGGTGATCCAGATGATCCCAATCCCGTTCTGCTTCATCGCCATCACCAATGCGGCTTATGTCGGTCTGCCGAAAGAGGCAAGCAATCAGGTGTCAGGCATCATCAACTTCGTTCGCAATGTGGGCGGCAGCATCTTCATCGCGGTGACGGGTGCCATCGTCACCAATCGCTCGCTCTTCCACCAGGCGCGGCTGCAAGAGGCGATGCAGCCAGGCAGTATTGCCTTCACGAATCAGGTGAACGCCCTTACCGGTTATTTCCAGACGATGGTCAGCCATCCGGAGGCTGTCCAGATGGCCCGGGGAACGATCTACCAGCAACTTAACCAGCAAGCCGCCGCGCAGGCCTACCAGGACATCTATCGATGGTTGTCGTGGATGTCCGTTGCCATGATCGCGGCGGCGTTCATGCTCAGCAAGAACCGTCCCGGCGAAGGGGCCCCCGCGGGGGAAGCTGTTCACTGA
- a CDS encoding RNA polymerase sigma factor, which yields MKYENDESVARQACNGDERAFEVLSERWRERLLRTAERYTLNRSEAEDAVQSGLFKAWRNMTTFRNESLFSTWITRIVINEVYMIHRRQEHRRIEYSDELTTMEAALIRKGRLPAGESIEERLIQQQSIDQVRSAIMFLPASFRTILQIELTEEVPLPEVAKRLNLSLAAVKSRRLRARRELQKRMSAAASVWHGRASARIRA from the coding sequence ATGAAATACGAGAATGATGAATCCGTCGCGCGCCAGGCTTGTAATGGGGATGAGAGAGCCTTTGAAGTGCTGAGCGAGCGGTGGCGCGAACGCCTGCTCCGGACCGCAGAACGATATACTCTTAACCGGTCTGAGGCGGAAGACGCCGTTCAGTCCGGACTCTTCAAGGCGTGGCGGAACATGACTACTTTTCGCAATGAGTCTCTCTTCTCGACGTGGATCACGAGGATCGTCATCAACGAGGTCTATATGATTCACAGACGTCAGGAACATCGTCGTATCGAGTACTCCGATGAACTGACGACGATGGAGGCTGCCCTTATCCGAAAGGGCCGGCTTCCTGCAGGTGAGTCCATTGAGGAACGGCTCATTCAACAGCAGAGTATTGACCAGGTTCGCTCGGCGATCATGTTCCTGCCGGCTTCCTTCCGGACCATCCTTCAAATCGAGCTTACGGAAGAGGTTCCTCTCCCAGAGGTGGCAAAACGCTTGAATCTTTCGCTGGCAGCCGTAAAATCCCGGCGCCTGCGTGCGCGCCGCGAGCTGCAGAAGAGAATGTCCGCCGCTGCGTCGGTTTGGCATGGACGCGCGTCGGCCCGTATCCGCGCGTAG
- a CDS encoding Na+/H+ antiporter, producing MEQLTTILVLLFAVCVTGVLSLVSRIPLPLLQIGLGIALAALRVHSAMEPSLFLLLFVAPLLYVDAYRFPRAEFVSLRTPILRMAVGLVVFTVVGAGYFIHWLIPSMPLAASFALAAVLSPTDAVALSGSIRGVRIPSRLLHLLEGEALLNDASGLVCFRFAVAAALTGVFSATHALMTFLQVSLGGVAVGAVVAFLVMQGERWIGKRLGSHPASQILMTLLLPFAAYLAAEHMGFSGILSAVSAGFIGNLVLQEIPEAETRIKSEVITDMIEFTFNGLIFILLGLQLPAIARSIPAVIEEHHLHSSWVLGAFVLGITIVLGFLRFFWSWSSLKWTSLLRRHKEDVRTRTPKRLLVATAFAGVRGAVTLAAVLSLPTSLNDGTPFPGRQLAILLAAGVILFSLVSASVALPMVMKGIHDPPESSLAAQSRRARISAAHAAIRRLDELEKESAKESSLPEDVATVSNRLKDYYRRRVVGLDGQGAGSERANTHRQQEKRLRMEALRAERHEINRLVQERLLDSEAARVILHKLDNSEVTL from the coding sequence TTGGAACAACTCACTACGATTCTTGTTCTGCTTTTTGCAGTGTGCGTAACGGGTGTGCTTTCGCTCGTATCGCGAATCCCATTGCCGCTCCTGCAGATCGGTCTCGGCATAGCTCTGGCCGCTCTTCGCGTCCACAGCGCTATGGAGCCATCCTTGTTTCTTCTATTATTTGTGGCGCCCCTACTTTACGTGGACGCCTACCGCTTTCCTCGCGCGGAATTTGTCAGCCTGCGGACTCCCATTTTGAGGATGGCTGTAGGCCTGGTGGTGTTCACCGTCGTCGGAGCTGGTTACTTCATTCACTGGCTCATTCCATCCATGCCGCTGGCTGCCAGTTTCGCCCTCGCCGCCGTCTTGTCGCCTACGGACGCTGTCGCCCTTTCAGGTTCGATTCGAGGTGTGCGTATCCCCTCTCGTCTGCTTCACCTGCTGGAAGGAGAAGCCCTTCTTAATGATGCGTCAGGGCTTGTCTGCTTCCGGTTCGCGGTTGCGGCAGCACTTACGGGCGTATTTTCCGCGACTCATGCTCTGATGACCTTTCTTCAGGTTTCACTGGGTGGCGTTGCTGTCGGGGCAGTGGTTGCCTTTCTCGTGATGCAAGGGGAGCGATGGATTGGAAAGAGACTCGGTTCTCATCCCGCCTCCCAGATCCTGATGACTCTGTTGCTGCCGTTCGCTGCCTATCTCGCAGCGGAACACATGGGTTTCTCTGGCATCTTATCGGCCGTCTCAGCTGGATTCATCGGCAATCTTGTCCTCCAGGAGATCCCGGAAGCAGAGACCCGGATCAAGTCGGAAGTCATCACCGATATGATCGAATTCACCTTCAACGGCCTCATCTTCATCCTTCTTGGTCTGCAACTGCCCGCGATCGCGAGGAGCATTCCGGCCGTCATCGAGGAACATCATCTTCACTCGTCGTGGGTTCTGGGCGCATTTGTTTTGGGGATCACAATCGTTCTCGGGTTCCTGCGATTCTTCTGGTCATGGTCCTCCCTAAAATGGACTTCTCTCCTGAGGAGACACAAGGAGGACGTCCGGACCCGCACGCCCAAAAGACTGCTCGTGGCTACAGCCTTCGCTGGCGTTCGGGGTGCGGTGACGCTCGCTGCGGTACTTTCACTACCTACCAGTTTGAACGATGGCACGCCATTCCCCGGACGGCAGTTGGCGATTCTCCTCGCTGCCGGCGTGATTCTGTTTTCTCTCGTGTCGGCCTCAGTGGCGCTGCCTATGGTCATGAAAGGGATTCACGATCCACCAGAGTCTTCTCTTGCGGCGCAGAGTCGAAGAGCTCGGATCTCAGCGGCTCATGCAGCGATTCGAAGGCTCGACGAGCTTGAAAAGGAGTCGGCAAAGGAAAGCAGTCTGCCGGAAGACGTAGCAACGGTTTCGAACCGTCTGAAGGATTACTATCGCAGGCGGGTCGTGGGGCTTGATGGTCAGGGTGCGGGCAGTGAAAGAGCCAATACACATCGGCAACAGGAGAAGAGGCTTCGCATGGAGGCACTGCGTGCGGAGAGGCACGAGATCAACCGCCTGGTTCAGGAAAGGCTTCTCGACTCGGAAGCTGCGCGTGTCATCCTGCACAAACTCGACAATAGCGAGGTGACGCTGTAG